Genomic DNA from Nomascus leucogenys isolate Asia chromosome 10, Asia_NLE_v1, whole genome shotgun sequence:
GTTCCCCACTCTGGTGGCAGAGTGGCCACTGGAAGTTTGGTTTGTGCCCCAGTGTTGGGCCAGCCCCCTCTGGACAGCTAGTGGGCACAGCTGAGGGTAGGAGTGGGGGCTCAGGGGAGCGGGTGCCTGTTTGAGCCACCGGGTGACAAGCTTCATGTCCCTGGACCCTGGCAGGGAACGGGCTGTTGAGGAAGAAGACGCTGGTCCCAGGGCCGCCAGGTTCAAGCCGCCCGGTCAAGGGCCAGGTGGTCACCGTACATCTGCAGACGTCGCTGGAGAATGGCACGCGGGTGCAGGAGGAGCCGGAGCTGGTGTTCACGCTAGGTGACTGTGACGTCATCCAGGTGCGGGCTGGGGCGGGACAGGGCAGGGGCGAGGGGCGTGCCTCGCTGGGTCTGAGTCTGCCTGACCGCTGGCTATCCCCACACACACCAGGCCCTGGATCTCAGTGTCCCACTCATGGACGTCGGGGAGACGGCCATGATCACTGCTGACTCCAAGTACTGCTACGGCCCCCAAGGCAGGTGAGAGTCGGCCACCCTTAGGTCTCTGCAGGTCTCAGGAGGGGGATGGGTGGAGTGGGTGTACCCCTTGGCTCATCCCATCTACttgcccattttatagacaagaaactgaggctgggtgaggtggctcacacctgaaatcccagcactttgggaggttgaggtaggaggattgcttgagacctggagttccagaccagcctaagcaatatagacctcatctctatacaaaaaaatttaaaaattagctgggtgtgggccgggcgtggtggcttacgcctgtaatcccagcactttgggaggccaaggcgggcagatcatgaggtcaggagatcaagaccatcctggctagcacggtgaaaccccgtctctactaaaactacaaaaaattagccgggcattgtggcgggcgcttgtagtcccagctagtccggaggctgaggcaggaaaatggcgtgaacccgggaggcggagcttgcagtgagccgagatcgcaccactgcactccagcctgggcgagagagcgagactgtgtctcaaaaaaaagctgggtgtggtgcacgcctgtagtcccagctactgaggaggctcaggcaggaggatcacttgagcccacgttttcgaggctgcagtgagccaagattgcaccactgcactccagcccgggcaacagagtgagaacctttctcttaaaaaaaaggaaaaccgaGGCTTAGGGAGGGGAACTCGTTCATCAAGTCCCGCAGCTCCAAGGCGGCAAGTCACTTCCCCTGCACTTTACTGAGGAGGGAATGACGGAGGGCGGAGGGGAGACAGATCCGGGGCTTGAGCCAAGCTCACTCCTTCCTAGCCAGCCCAGCGGGTTTAGGGGTCACCAGGTCTGAGTGCTGCCCCTGCCTGCTCCCACCCAACTAGCAGGAGCCCATACATCCCCCCGCACGCGGCCCTGTGCCTGGAGGTGACCCTGAAGACGGCTGTGGACGGGCCTGACCTGGAGATGCTCACTGGGCAGGAGCGCGTGGCCCTGGCCAACCGGAAGCGGGAGTGTGGCAACGCCCACTACCAGCGGGCGGACTTCGTCCTGGCCGCCAACTCCTATGACCTCGCCATCAAGGCCATCACCTCCAGCGCCAAAGGTGACTGCCTGGGTCAGATCCCCACCATCTCCCCTGCAAAGGTGTCCACTCCGTGCCAGAAACTTCCAGCCCCAGAGAGCCTCAGACTCAGAATATTCTAGAATAGCCCAGAATACGGGTAGATCCCCAACTGCCCCTAACCTAGGGCCTGTTACAGACCAGTGGAGTGTTGTAGAATGCAAGTGGATATGGGGACGGGGTGACCGTAGACAGGGCCAGTTCATACGCACCGCGGGCTAGGCCCTTGCTTGCTTAAGGCTCCATGTTGTAGCTCTACCTTCCTGTAGAGCCCCAGGAAAGCGCAGCCCTTGGTCTGGGGTTAAgattggggaaactgaggccaaagaGGCAGCCTCCGCAGAGGGGTGGGTACCGGGGTGTCTGGTGGCGTGGTGACGGCTGCCGTGGTGGGCACTGTCTCCCAATAGTGGACATGACGTTCGAGGAGGAGGCACAGCTCCTGCAGTTGAAGGTGAAGTGTCTGAACAACCTGGCAGCCTCGCAGCTGAAGCTCGACCACTACCGCGCGGCCCTGCGCTCCTGCAGCCTTGTGCTGGAGCACCAGCCAGACAACATCAAGGCTCTCTTCCGCAAGGGCAAGGTAGGCCACGCCGGGGTGTGAGGCCGGGTTACTCAGCCTGGGGTATATGGGGTGGTCCCCAACCCTGCATTTGAGAAAGGCATAGGTATAAGCCAGCTGAGCTCTGTGGGGtgcaggtggagaaactgaggcccagacggGTGCAGGAGTATGGCCTGGTCACAGCAATTTATTGACTGAGGCCAGAATTCGATCCTCAAGTCTCGGGTCCCCAACCTTTGGcccaatgttttttgtttgtttgtttgtttgtttcttgagacagagtctcactctgtcacccaggctggagtgcagtggtgtgatctcagctcaccactgcaaactcctcctcctgggttcaagcgattgtcctgcctcagtctcccaagtagctgggactacaggcgcgagccaccacacccagttaatgtttgtatttttagtagagatgtggttagccatattggccaggctggtctcgaactcctgacctcaagtgatctgcccacctcagcctccccatgtgctgagattacaggcgtgagccaccgtgcccggcttggcccagagttgaaacttcctcaCATAGAACCTCCATGGGTCCCATTTTTCCTCAGTGGAATCTTAGTCACAGCCCTTGGGGCCTTGAGTTATCTGGTCTTCCCCCTCCTGCTATCACCTCTCCCACCTCactttctgcttctctccatCCCACCTGGCGTCCTCCCTTTCTGCTGTCTAGCCAGGCTCTctccacctcagggcctttgtgtAGGCATTGCCCACTGCCTGAGATGTTCCTGACGGGCAGCACGTGGAGGTGACATGCCTCTTGTCTATCTGCCTGCTCGAAGGCAGAGATTTGGTCTGTCTTGCTCACTGCCGAATCTCCAACCTTGCAAACAGGGccaggtacatagtaggtgctcagtaaaagtcctggcagaggccaggcacgatggctcatacctgtaatcccagcacttgggattacaggaggccaaggcaggaggatcgcttgagcccagacaTTTGCGacaagcccaggcaacatagggagacccccttctctaccaaaaaaatacaaaaattagctgggtgtgggggcacaggcctgtcatcccagttgctcaggaggctgaggatggcttgagccctgaaggtcaaggctgcagtgagccttgatcacaccactgcactccagctttggcagcagagcaagaccctgtgtcaaaaacaaaacaaaagaacagaacagaaaaaaagtccTGGCAGAACATAGGGGTAAATCTGGCTTGCACAGACTTGACCTTCGTTCTCATCCCCTTTTCTGTTCATCCTCACAGCCCCACCCCTAGGTGGGGCTTTCAATACCTTTTAGCAGTTaaccaaggaaactgaggcacagatactGGCTCACCTGCTGTGTTTCTGAAAAGCCTGAGGTGGGGCTCCCTCCAGCTGGGATTTATTAAGCACATACTGTGTGCAGAGTTCTGCAGAGAAATATGAAGAGGGAGAAGATGCTGTTCCTATTTTTGAAGCCTTTGTTCTCAACCTGGGGGTAGTATCCTCCTGGGGGCAGCAGGAGTGGCTGCTTGTGTAGTTTCATACAAGTTTGGACCTGCTGGTCGAAGGTGATAGAAACCCGCCCAAACGGGTTCAAGCAGAAAGGAGGGATCGATGGCTCATGGAACTGCCAAGTTTGGATTAGCTGACTTCAGGCATAGCTGGATCCAGGCACTCACAGTATTGTGGGGATGCTGTTTCTCTGCTCTGACCTTCCCTCTTCGGCCGGCTCCTCTCTCAGGGTAACCATGATGCTCCCCCTCCCCCCTGGAAAGTTCCAGATTTCCATCCTCTaccccctccttttttcttttttttttttttttgagacagagtcttgctctgtcacccaggctggagtgcagtggcacaatctcagctcactgctacctctgcctcccaggttcaagcgagcaCATCCAgcttctttttgaatttttagtagagacagggtttcaccctgttggccaggctggtcttgaactcctgacctcaagtgatccacctgccttgacctcccaaagtgctgggattacaggtgtgagccactgtgcccagctccatcTTCTCCCCTTAGTAACCCATCTCCCATCGGCACCAGCATAGTGCAGGCTGGATCTCATTGACTCATTTGGGTCATGTGCCTGGTCCGGAGTCATTCACTATGGCCAAAGCTGTGGAAAcatcagggccaggtgtggtgcctcatgcctgtaatctcagcacttcaggaggccaaggtaggagaatcatttgagcccaggaattcaagaccagccttggcagcatagtgagaccccattgctacaaaaatttaaaaaataattaagggctgggcgtggtggctcaggcctataatcccagcactttgggagaccgaggcaggtggattggttgagcccaggagttcaaaaccatcctggggaacatggtgagaccctgtctctaaaataaaaagaacaaataagtaGGCCTggagcggtggttcatgcctgtaataccagcactttgggaggctgaggcaggtggatcacttgaggtcaggagtttgagaccagcctggccaacatggtaaaaccccgtctctactaaaaatacaaaaattagccggtggtggctggtgcctgtaatcccagttactcgggaggctgaggcaggagaattgcttgaacccaggaggtggaggttgcagtcagccgagatcgcgtcactgcaccccagctgggaaacagagcaagactctatctcaaaaaataataataatttggccgggcgcggtggctcatgcctgtaatcccagcactttaggaggctgaggtgggcggatcacgaggtcaagagatcgagatcatcctggctaacacagcgaaaccccatctctactaaaaatacaaaaaattagccgggcgtggtggtgggcgcctgtagtcccagctactaggaaggctgaggcaggagaatggcgtgaacccgggaggcagagcttgcattgagctgagatagcgccactgcactccagcctgggcgacagagtgagactccatctcaaaaacataataataataattttataaataaatacataaataattcgTTGGAcatggtagtacacacctgtagtcccagcttctcaggaggctgaggctggaggattgtttgagcctaggagtttgaggctgcagtgagctatgatcatgccattgcactccagcctgggtgaccaatcaagaccctgtctctaaaggaaagaaaaaaaaaaaaccacctctgGAAGCATCCATTCGGCCTCTCGCCAGTGGAGGTGGTGAGGGAGGAGGCAGCGAGGTGGGTGCCTAGATCTCCAGCTGAGACAGGAAGGAGGAGCATGTTGTGGGGGCCAATGCCAAGCTAAGTGTGCACTGATGGAGCTTGAGGGCTAGGAGAGCAGTTTGGGAGTGGCTGGAAGCCAGGGATGTTGCCAGAGCTCCATTTGGCACTTGTATGAGTAGCCAGGAgcccggctgttttttttgtttgtttgttttttttttttttttttttttttttttttgagacggagtctcgctctgtcgcccaggctggaatgcagtggcacaatctcggctcactgcaagctccgcctcccgggttcacgccattctcctgcctcagcctctccgtgtagctgggactacaggcgcccaccaccacgcccggctaattttttgtatttttagtagagacggggtttcaccgtggtctcgatctcctgacctcgtgatccgcccgcctcggcctcccaaagtgctgggattacaagcgtgagccaccgcgcccggccttgtttgtttgtttttgagacggagtctcactctgtcgctcaggctggacttcagtggcgtgatctcggctcactgcaagtgctgcctgccgggttcatgccattctcctgcctcagcctcccgagtagctgggactacaggcacccaccaccatgcccggctaatttttttgtattttttagtagagatggggtttcaccacattagctgggatggtctcgacgtcctgacctcttgatccgcccgccttggcctcccaaagtgctgggattacaggtgtgagccaccgtgcccagcctccttttttttttttttttttttttttttttttttgagatggagtctcgctctgttgcccaggctggagtgcagtggcgcgatctcggctcactgcaagctccgcctcccgggctcatgccattctcctgcctcagcctcccgagtagctgggactacaggtgcccgccacctcgcccgggtaattttttttgtatttttagtacagatggggtttcactgtgtttgccaggatggtctcgatctcctgaccttgtgatccgcccgcctcggcctcccaaagtgctgggattacaggcgtgagccactgtgcccagcccttttttttttttttttaagacagggtcacactctgtcacccagactggggtgcagtgacgtgatctcggctcactgcaacttctgcccccaggttcaagcaatcctcccacctcagcctcctgagtagctaggactacaggtgcatgccaccacacctggctaatttttgtattttttggtagagacggggtttctccatgttggccaggctgtttttattttattttatttttttgagatggagtcttgctctgttgctcaggctggagtgcagtgacaccatcttggctcactgcaacctcctgggctggATTTCTTGAAGGACAGTGAGGCCCAGGTATGGGTCCAGAGTGATGCCACCCCCTTCCCCTTACAGGTGCTGGCCCAGCAGGGGGAGTACAGTGAGGCCATCCCCATCCTGAGGGCAGCCCTGAAGCTGGAACCTTCCAACAAGGTGAGCAGGATGCGGTGCCCTGGGACTTGCTTGGCTGGGAAGTTCCTCCTGTGGTCTGCCCCAGGTCTTTCTTGCTGTGGCTCTCTGTTGTGTTCCCACCTGGGCAGTGGCACGGAGTAGGTACCTGAAGGGTCCTGATCAGCTTGTGAAGACCCTCATGACAGCCACACAGGCAGTCTGGGCTCTCACCCCTCCAGCAGCTGAGGGCACTGCCAGCCTGCTCCATGCCAATGTCCTTGGCCTTCCTTCCAGAACCTTTTGTCTCCTGGCTACCTTGTGCTTTGACCCATTGACTGGCTCCCTAGGAGGGATGGGGTCAGCAGCCCTGACTCTGCTAAGCCCAGAAAGGGGAGATGGGACCCCTATGTCCCAATGGTCCCAGCACCCAAACAGCCTAGGGTCCCAGAAGGGCAGAGCACCAGTGATGACAGGTTGGCTGCAGCATGTTCTCAACTTCCCCTCCCTTCTGCAGACGATCCACGCAGAGCTCTCGAAGCTGGTGAAGAAGCATGCGGCGCAGCGGAGCACGGAGACCGCCTTGTACCGGAAAATGCTGGGCAATCCCAGCCGGCTGCCTGCTAAGTGTCCTGGCAAGGGTGCCTGGGTAAGCTGGGGCACAGAATGAGCAGGGGCTGCGTGCAGGGCACGCCTAGCAGAGGGATTTTATTTTGCATACATGGATGTCCTTGGAGACTGGGCCTTCCTGGGCGATGCAGGGGACATGGAGAAAGCCCAGCCCTGTGTGATCACGAGTGGAGTCGAAGGTGGAACTCAAGCTGGAGGGCTGGGGGTGGACTATGGAGCCTCTTCCAGGGCACGAGGGGCGGTGTCCTGGAGGAGGGGCCGTTTGATTTGGGTTTTGCTGCatgagtaggagtttgccagGAAGTGGGAAATACATAGGCAATGATTTGTTGGGAGGTCTGTTtgggctgtgctggcagctgaggCCCCAGAGGCCAGTCTTGACCTCCCTccacccttctctcccctcctttttATCCACAGTCCATCCCATGGAAGTGGCTGTTTGGGGCGACTGCTGTTGCCTTGGGGGGTGTGGCACTCTCTGTGGTCATCGCTGCCAGGAACTGACCACCCAAGTGGCTGCCACTCCCTCTGCACACCATGGACCCTGCCCTGTGCTCCCCAACTCCCCCAGGCTCCCTGTCCACTGCCCTCCCTGGTCTGGCCCCCTCCTCCGGGTTAGGGGAGCAAGGATTGGGGGTCGTGCAGCCCAGCCAGCAGGAGGGACTGAGGCCCTCTAGGAGGAAAGCCCAGAGGGAGGGGGCCCTCATTCCTTCAGACCGTTTTCCCCCACCCTCCTTATCCCACTGGGCTAGGTCTCCGCCAGggctggcctcagtttctcctcaaCAGGCCTGGGGGCAGCCCTTCCCCTGCCTAGTCCCCGCCTGAGTGCCAGACCCCCTGCCCCGCCTGCCGCCCCCTGTCCAGGCTCCTTCCCTGCCACAGTGAAATAAAGCGTCCCACCCTGCAGTTTCCACGGACTCCTGAGCTTTCTTCTCCTgctgcctggggctgggccagAGATAGCCTGTGATGCATCTGGAGTCACACAGCATGGTGGATGTGGTTGAGCCAGCTGGAGCTAGGGGTCTCCTCTCTGGGCACAACACACTCGCTTTacagaggagaaactgaggcatagagaagtgGGGTGATGTAGCAGGGGCAAGTGGGTTGAGAGGTCTGACTCAGCTGGACTCTGGGGGTGTTACTGCCCAGCTCCACTTGTTACCCCAGCGTTCactgtttcctcacctgaaatCCAGGACCCCATTGGGCCCTAACTTGAGGCTGCTGCATGGGTTCTGTGGCATCATTGCTTTACCTAGTGGATGTGCTGAATTCAAAAGAGACAGATggtaggaggatgacttgagcacaggaatttgaggctttagtgagctatgattgcaccactgcactccagcctaggctggAAGACCTCACCAGAGTGaggtctctttttttattatttatttatttatttttgagacggagtctcactctgtcaccaggctgaagtacagtggcatgatctctgctcactgcaacctccacctcctgggttcaagcaattcttctgtctcagcctcccgagtagctgggactataggcgcgcaccaccacgcgcagctaatttttgtatttttagtagagacagggtttcaccatgttggtcaggatggtcttgatccttgtgatctgcctgcctaggcctcccaaagtgctgggattacaggcgtgagccaccgtgcccggcctttttttttttttttttaaagaggtgggGTGTAGTGTCATggcctgtaatttcagctctttggaagccaaggtgggagggtcgcttgagcccagcctggtcaacatagtgagattccatctatgtttaaaaaacaaaagagtgcgccaggcacagtggttcccacctgtaatcccagcactttgggaggccgaggtgggtggatcacttgagctcaggagttccagaccagcctgcccaacatagtgaaaccccatctctacttaaaatacaaaaattagctgggtatagtggcacatgcctgtaattccagctactcgggaggcagaggttgcagtgaaccaagatcatgggactacactgcagcctgggaaacacagcgagactccatctgaaaacaaGAGACAGATGGGGTCCAGGGGAGAGGATGTGAATGTCTGGATGCAGCCTGTGAGAAGGCacagctggaggcccaggaagaCCTCTCCCAGGGGATGTGTGCACTGATATTTCAGCAATGGCAAGGGTCTGCCCATGCAGGGAGCTGACAGCCCCAGGTCTGGGCAACAGCACGCCCAGTGCAAAGACCCTGGGGCCAGCTCTAGCCTGGTGCATTCCAAATGGATGAGGCTGGGTAGCCCGCAGAGCCACACCCTGCAGGGCTTCAGGGGCCATGAGGAAGGGCCAGGGTTGATGCTGGGAACTTCCCTGATCCAATCTGGCTCTCCCAACTCTGGACTCTGGGAGCTTCTCCCATGATGCCGCTCACCAGTGCAGCCAGGATGGGCAGAGCCAGCATCGGGGCCTCTGTCAGCCCAGCACCCACACCCCTTCTTCCTGCTGTTCCATCTTGCCCCCAAGAATGAGGGCATCCCTGAAAATAGACTACTACAGTCACCTCACCTGCATCTATCCCCTTAGAGCCCGGGAAGGGAAGCTGCCTGCCACAGCCACCCAGCAGAAGTTGGTGCAGAAGGAAGGTTGGAGGGCCTACCAAAGGCTTGGGACTCCAATCTACACCCCCACCTCATCCACTCACCCGCTTCTTCCAGGCCCTTGTTCTCTGGGTTACCTGGATGACTTGAGGCTGAGTCTGTGCCCTCTTTCCAGTGATTAGCCCCAGGTTCaggcaaatctcctgcctcagcctcccaagtagctgggattacaggcatgcgccaccatacccagctaatttttttttttttttttttttttgcatgccagctctgtcacccaggctggagtgcagtggaatgatctcagctcactgcaacctctgacctctgcctcccaggttcaagcgattctcctgcctcagcttcccaagtagctgggattacaggtgcacgccaccacacctggctaatttttttattatttatttatttttgagatggggtcttgctctgtcacccaggctggagtgcagtggcccaatcttggcttactgcagcctccacctccagcgttcaagcaattctcccacctcagcctctcaagtagctgggattacaggggcatgcaatcaagcttggctaatttttttttttttttttttttgagacggagtctcgctctgtagcccaggctggagtgcagtggcatgatcttgttcACTGCTACCTCTGGTCCCGGATcacggttcaagcgattctcctgcctcagcttcccgagtagctgagattacaggcatgcgccaccatgcctagataatttttgtatttttagtagagacggggtttcaccatgttggccaggctgatcttgaactcctgacctcatgatccacccaccttggcctcccaaagtgctgggattacaggcatgagccactgcgcctggcctttacttttttgagacagagtcttgctctatcatccaggcaggagtgcagtggtgcatcttggctcactgcaacctccacctccagaatttaagggattctcctgcctcatcctgctgagtagctgggattacaggcgcatgccaccacgcccagctaattttgtatttttagtagagatggagtttcaccacattggtgattaactttctttttttctctgtctctctgctacccaggtcagagtgcagtggcaccatctcagctcagtgcaaactccacctcctgggtgcaagggattcttgtgcctcagaatCCCTAtaacaagcctgtaatcccggcactttgggaggccaaggtgggtggatcacctgagatcaggagttcgagaacagcctggccaagatggtgaaaccccgtctctactaaaaatgcaaaaatcagccagatatggtggcatgagcctgtaatcctagctgctcagaaggctgaaacagaagaatcggcttgaacccaggaggcggaggttacagtgacctaaaatcacaccatcgcactccagcctgggcaacaagagttaaactcatcaccaaaaaatatatatatagaacctCTTGACTTTTCACAGTGCAAAGTCAACATGTTTCCTGTTCATGTAGCAcacaaatccttttttttcccccgagacggagtattgctctgttgcccaggctggagtgcagtggtgtgatctcggctcactgcaacctctgcctcctgggttcagcaattctcctgcctcagcctccaaagtagctgggattacaggtgagtgccactacgtccagccaatttttttgtatttttggtagaggtggggtttcaccttgttggccaggctggtctcgaactcctggcctcgtaatccacctgcctcggccttccatagtgctgtgattacaggagtgagccaccacacctggccagcataCAAATCTTAAGATACAGAATTTCTTCAATCCAGGAGCTCCTAAGATATtttagtcttgttttttttttttagagacacagtctcgctgtgtcacccaggccggagtgcagtggcgctatcgcAGCTCTCTGCAGCATTGACCCACCCCCCTgcactcaggtgattctcccacctcagcctcccaagtagcaggggctacaggcatgtgccactgctcTCAGCCAATATTTTAGTCATGAATTGCAGCCTAGACCTGGCTAAATGTGAGACTGATAGTTAATATTTCACTCACTTGTttgatacacttttttttttttgagacggagcctcactctgtcgcccaggctgcagtgcagtggggcgatctcggctca
This window encodes:
- the FKBP8 gene encoding peptidyl-prolyl cis-trans isomerase FKBP8 isoform X2; amino-acid sequence: MGAAVAAAAANGHGRGGAERPNLVPEARRPRLGAGRGSQDPKRGSRSQRASSRPPSSMASCAEPSEPSAPLPVGVPPLEDFEVLDGVEDAEGEEEEEEEEEEEDDLSELPPLEDMGQPPVEEAEQPGALAREFLAAMEPEPAPAPAPEEWLDILGNGLLRKKTLVPGPPGSSRPVKGQVVTVHLQTSLENGTRVQEEPELVFTLGDCDVIQALDLSVPLMDVGETAMITADSKYCYGPQGRSPYIPPHAALCLEVTLKTAVDGPDLEMLTGQERVALANRKRECGNAHYQRADFVLAANSYDLAIKAITSSAKVDMTFEEEAQLLQLKVKCLNNLAASQLKLDHYRAALRSCSLVLEHQPDNIKALFRKGKVLAQQGEYSEAIPILRAALKLEPSNKTIHAELSKLVKKHAAQRSTETALYRKMLGNPSRLPAKCPGKGAWSIPWKWLFGATAVALGGVALSVVIAARN
- the FKBP8 gene encoding peptidyl-prolyl cis-trans isomerase FKBP8 isoform X1; the encoded protein is MGAAVAAAAANGHGRGGAERPNLVPEARRPRLGAGRGSQDPKRGSRSQRASSRPPSSMASCAEPSEPSAPLPVGVPPLEDFEVLDGVEDAEGEEEEEEEEEEEDDLSELPPLEDMGQPPVEEAEQPGALAREFLAAMEPEPAPAPAPEEWLDILGNGLLRKKTLVPGPPGSSRPVKGQVVTVHLQTSLENGTRVQEEPELVFTLGDCDVIQALDLSVPLMDVGETAMITADSKYCYGPQGSRSPYIPPHAALCLEVTLKTAVDGPDLEMLTGQERVALANRKRECGNAHYQRADFVLAANSYDLAIKAITSSAKVDMTFEEEAQLLQLKVKCLNNLAASQLKLDHYRAALRSCSLVLEHQPDNIKALFRKGKVLAQQGEYSEAIPILRAALKLEPSNKTIHAELSKLVKKHAAQRSTETALYRKMLGNPSRLPAKCPGKGAWSIPWKWLFGATAVALGGVALSVVIAARN
- the FKBP8 gene encoding peptidyl-prolyl cis-trans isomerase FKBP8 isoform X3, encoding MASCAEPSEPSAPLPVGVPPLEDFEVLDGVEDAEGEEEEEEEEEEEDDLSELPPLEDMGQPPVEEAEQPGALAREFLAAMEPEPAPAPAPEEWLDILGNGLLRKKTLVPGPPGSSRPVKGQVVTVHLQTSLENGTRVQEEPELVFTLGDCDVIQALDLSVPLMDVGETAMITADSKYCYGPQGSRSPYIPPHAALCLEVTLKTAVDGPDLEMLTGQERVALANRKRECGNAHYQRADFVLAANSYDLAIKAITSSAKVDMTFEEEAQLLQLKVKCLNNLAASQLKLDHYRAALRSCSLVLEHQPDNIKALFRKGKVLAQQGEYSEAIPILRAALKLEPSNKTIHAELSKLVKKHAAQRSTETALYRKMLGNPSRLPAKCPGKGAWSIPWKWLFGATAVALGGVALSVVIAARN